Proteins encoded in a region of the Mycoplasmoides pirum ATCC 25960 genome:
- a CDS encoding SufD family Fe-S cluster assembly protein, translated as MTKEIFLDFSDVKNNFDYLVKENENLTLHLLDIYNKNTDNKILIKLKENSSVKVLLSSFAKKNITKNFLINFEHLEDNAKSTFNSYLIASHLSKIKVKIVSDIKPKTTNSKTSQEIKGVLLSNSSLIHGEPQLIIDDNNVKAKHAMAIGKINPNQIFYLMSRGISEKVAIQLILMGFFNTTLSIIKDKKIWNLYNIKIKKLFSGK; from the coding sequence ATGACTAAAGAAATTTTTTTAGATTTTAGTGACGTTAAAAACAATTTTGATTATCTTGTTAAAGAAAATGAAAATTTAACTTTACATTTATTAGATATTTATAACAAAAATACTGATAATAAAATTTTAATTAAACTTAAAGAAAATTCGTCTGTAAAAGTTTTACTTTCATCGTTTGCTAAAAAAAATATTACTAAAAATTTTTTGATAAATTTTGAACATCTTGAAGATAATGCTAAAAGCACATTTAATAGTTATCTAATAGCTTCACATTTGTCCAAAATTAAGGTTAAAATTGTAAGTGATATTAAACCAAAAACTACTAATAGCAAAACATCTCAAGAAATTAAAGGAGTTTTATTATCAAATAGTTCTTTAATTCATGGGGAACCACAATTAATAATTGATGACAATAATGTAAAAGCAAAACATGCTATGGCAATAGGAAAAATAAATCCTAATCAAATTTTTTATTTAATGTCTCGAGGCATTAGTGAAAAGGTTGCAATTCAATTAATATTGATGGGTTTTTTTAATACAACTTTAAGCATTATTAAAGATAAAAAAATTTGAAACTTGTATAATATAAAAATTAAAAAATTATTTAGTGGTAAATAA
- the sufC gene encoding Fe-S cluster assembly ATPase SufC, which yields MLLNIKNLSVSIGPKKILSKVNATVNRGDIVAIMGPNGHGKSTLLKSIMGHYSIKITRGTISFKKQVLNKLKTDEIARLGLFLATQNPEEIPGVSNVDFLKAALNAHAKKSIGLADIFHNIQKNLSNLKMPTELLKRAVNEGFSGGEKKKNEILQLSVINPECALLDEIDSGLDIDALKIITKQLKTWVKNDPSKTLLIVSHYERLFKYLKPNKVFLVINGTIVKQGGYELVNKIDREGYDWVKKELNINLKHELNSDKKDFILEDTLKNNYND from the coding sequence ATGCTATTAAACATTAAAAATCTTAGTGTAAGTATTGGTCCAAAAAAAATTTTATCAAAAGTTAATGCAACAGTTAATCGTGGAGATATTGTTGCTATTATGGGTCCTAATGGCCACGGTAAATCTACATTACTTAAATCAATTATGGGTCATTATTCAATTAAGATTACTAGAGGCACTATTAGTTTTAAAAAACAAGTTTTAAATAAACTAAAAACTGATGAAATTGCTCGTTTGGGATTATTTCTAGCAACTCAAAATCCTGAAGAAATTCCTGGTGTATCTAATGTTGATTTTTTAAAAGCAGCATTAAATGCACATGCAAAAAAATCAATTGGTTTAGCTGATATATTTCATAATATTCAAAAAAATTTATCGAATTTAAAAATGCCAACAGAATTGTTGAAACGCGCTGTAAATGAAGGTTTTTCTGGTGGCGAAAAGAAAAAAAATGAAATTTTGCAATTATCAGTAATTAATCCAGAATGTGCTTTATTAGATGAAATCGATTCAGGATTAGATATCGATGCTTTGAAAATTATTACAAAACAATTAAAAACTTGAGTTAAAAATGATCCATCTAAAACTCTATTGATTGTTTCCCATTATGAACGATTGTTTAAATATTTAAAACCAAATAAAGTTTTTTTAGTAATTAATGGAACAATTGTTAAACAAGGTGGCTATGAATTAGTTAATAAAATTGATCGTGAAGGTTATGATTGAGTTAAAAAAGAATTAAACATCAATTTAAAACATGAACTTAATTCTGATAAAAAAGATTTTATTTTAGAAGATACTTTGAAAAACAATTACAATGACTAA